From a single Octopus sinensis linkage group LG5, ASM634580v1, whole genome shotgun sequence genomic region:
- the LOC118763415 gene encoding uncharacterized protein LOC118763415 isoform X1, whose protein sequence is MYITLSPSEIRYTQDSIASCFQNGNDIEDLILDIINGQTTPDKIRTIRVFFKDGKYYSEDNRRLYVLKTVQELSEPYLMVTVKLTSYFDFEENKFTTTNDGLRIRVRRNRNDAKKPRNVKRPLSEYFPSLTSGGPTKTTYASPRTTPVKAAKTKITYEDFPSLTSGGPTKTTYASPRTTPVKAAKTECKRSAGTTDKTLICHSDILPSSWSLTTDDASSATNVPPSICITPRPSATNVPPSICITPRPSATNVPPSICIKSKPSRLEKLSCCVIL, encoded by the exons ATGTACATCACACTATCTCCCAGTGAGATCCGCTATACTCAAGATTCTATTGCTTCATGCTTCCAGAATGGAAACGATATAGAAGATCTTATTTTAGATATTATCAATGGTCAAACCACACCTGACAAAATTCGAACAATCAGAGTTTTCTTTAAGGATGGAAAATATTATAGTGAGGACAATAGGAGACTTTACGTATTGAAAACAGTGCAAGAGTTAAGTGAACCATACTTGATGGTTACGGTTAAATTAACTTCATATtttgattttgaagaaaataagttCACTACTACGAATGACGGTTTAAGAATAAGAGTAAGAAGAAATAGGAATGATGCGAAGAAACCAAGGAATGTGAAACGCCCTCTATCTGAAT ACTTTCCGAGCCTTACCTCTGGAGGTCCTACGAAAACTACATATGCAAGTCCCAGAACTACCCCTGTAAAAGCTGCTAAAACTAAAATAACTTATGAAGACTTTCCGAGCCTTACCTCTGGAGGTCCTACGAAAACTACATATGCAAGTCCCAGAACTACCCCCGTAAAAGCTGCTAAAACTGAATGTAAAAGAAGTGCCGGAACTACAGATAAAACACTTATTTGTCATAGCGATATATTACCTTCATCATGGAGCCTTACAACCGATGACGCTTCAAGTGCTACGAATGTTCCACCTTCAATTTGCATAACGCCGAGGCCAAGTGCTACGAATGTTCCACCTTCAATTTGCATAACGCCGAGGCCAAGTGCTACGAATGTTCCACCTTCAATTTGCATAAAGTCGAAACCAAGTCGTCTAGAGAAACTATCTTGTTGTGTAATTCTTTAA
- the LOC118763415 gene encoding uncharacterized protein LOC118763415 isoform X2, with product MYITLSPSEIRYTQDSIASCFQNGNDIEDLILDIINGQTTPDKIRTIRVFFKDGKYYSEDNRRLYVLKTVQELSEPYLMVTVKLTSYFDFEENKFTTTNDGLRIRVRRNRNDAKKPRNVKRPLSEYFPSLTSGGPTKTTYASPRTTPVKAAKTKITYEDFPSLTSGGPTKTTYASPRTTPVKAAKTECKRSAGTTDKTLICHSDILPSSWSLTTDDASSATNVPTNVPPSICITPRPSATNVPPSICIKSKPSRLEKLSCCVIL from the exons ATGTACATCACACTATCTCCCAGTGAGATCCGCTATACTCAAGATTCTATTGCTTCATGCTTCCAGAATGGAAACGATATAGAAGATCTTATTTTAGATATTATCAATGGTCAAACCACACCTGACAAAATTCGAACAATCAGAGTTTTCTTTAAGGATGGAAAATATTATAGTGAGGACAATAGGAGACTTTACGTATTGAAAACAGTGCAAGAGTTAAGTGAACCATACTTGATGGTTACGGTTAAATTAACTTCATATtttgattttgaagaaaataagttCACTACTACGAATGACGGTTTAAGAATAAGAGTAAGAAGAAATAGGAATGATGCGAAGAAACCAAGGAATGTGAAACGCCCTCTATCTGAAT ACTTTCCGAGCCTTACCTCTGGAGGTCCTACGAAAACTACATATGCAAGTCCCAGAACTACCCCTGTAAAAGCTGCTAAAACTAAAATAACTTATGAAGACTTTCCGAGCCTTACCTCTGGAGGTCCTACGAAAACTACATATGCAAGTCCCAGAACTACCCCCGTAAAAGCTGCTAAAACTGAATGTAAAAGAAGTGCCGGAACTACAGATAAAACACTTATTTGTCATAGCGATATATTACCTTCATCATGGAGCCTTACAACCGATGACGCTTCAAGTGCTACGAATGTTCCA ACGAATGTTCCACCTTCAATTTGCATAACGCCGAGGCCAAGTGCTACGAATGTTCCACCTTCAATTTGCATAAAGTCGAAACCAAGTCGTCTAGAGAAACTATCTTGTTGTGTAATTCTTTAA